In the Alligator mississippiensis isolate rAllMis1 chromosome 7, rAllMis1, whole genome shotgun sequence genome, one interval contains:
- the LOC102575298 gene encoding neuropeptide FF receptor 1 isoform X1, with the protein MLETGGSAWELTASSACQQGGVLQLRKDTAPAMDFPRVEMEGGTNKTILSLMSHKRNLTYSRYYQHSPAVAAIYIIAYVFIFTLCMVGNGLVCFIVLKNSRMRTVTNLFILNLAVSDLLVGIFCVPTTLVDNLITGWPFSNGVCKMSGLVQGTSVSSSVFTLVAVAVDRFRCIIYPFKSKLSLLTALNTIAIIWVLAITIMCPSAVMLMVAQVEDHYIVYGHNQSLASPLYSCYEAWPNSEMKKVYTTVLFAHIYVAPLTLIMVMYGWIGIKLYKSSVLVSRHRVETQERSGAAVSRRKVKVIKMLILVALLFMLSWLPLWTLMLLTDYTQLDDAQLQLLTGYIFPFAHWLAFSNSSVNPIIYGYFNKNFKRGFQAAFKFQPCSHKMGPHEAYSERLTASTTGFGTRNKVFTNGESSDFLCLKTLPAKGLCPAQNGQAQTPGLPLENISKITPLSKVCKAWDA; encoded by the exons ATGCTGGAAACAGGAGGTAGTGCATGGGAGTTGACAGCTTCTTCAGCCTGTCAGCAAGGAGGAGTTCTCCAACTGCGAAAGGACACAG CTCCTGCCATGGATTTTCCCAGGGTAGAAATGGAAGGTGGCACGAACAAGACAATCTTGTCCTTAATGAGCCATAAAAGGAACTTGACATATTCACGCTACTACCAGCACTCCCCTGCAGTGGCTGCCATCTATATCATTGCCTACGTGTTCATCTTCACCCTGTGCATGGTTGGGAATGGCTTGGTGTGCTTCATCGTGCTGAAGAACAGCCGGATGAGGACCGTCACCAACCTCTTCATCCTCAATCTGGCTGTCAGCGACCTGCTGGTGGGGATTTTTTGCGTGCCCACTACCCTGGTGGACAATCTGATTACAG GTTGGCCCTTCAGCAATGGGGTCTGCAAGATGAGTGGGCTTGTACAGGGCACGTCTGTCTCCTCCTCTGTGTTCACGCTGGTGGCGGTTGCGGTGGACAG GTTCCGCTGCATCATCTACCCCTTCAAGTCCAAGCTCAGCCTGCTCACAGCCCTGAACACCATTGCCATCATCTGGGTCCTAGCCATCACCATCATGTGCCCATCTGCTGTCATGCTCATGGTGGCACAGGTGGAGGATCACTACATTGTCTATGGCCACAACCAGAGCCTGGCCTCCCCTCTGTACTCCTGCTATGAGGCCTGGCCCAACAGTGAGATGAAGAAGGTCTACACAACTGTCCTCTTTGCCCACATCTATGTGGCCCCCTTGACCCTGATCATGGTCATGTACGGCTGGATCGGGATCAAGCTCTACAAGTCATCAGTCCTGGTGAGTCGGCACCGGGTGGAGACCCAGGAGCGCAGCGGTGCTGCCGTCTCCCGACGCAAGGTCAAggtcatcaagatgctcatcctAGTGGCCCTGCTCTTTATGTTGTCTTGGCTGCCCCTGTGGACACTGATGCTGCTCACAGACTATACCCAGCTGGATgatgcccagctccagctgctgacaggctACATCTTCCCGTTCGCACACTGGCTGGCCTTCTCCAACAGCAGCGTCAACCCCATCATCTATGGCTACTTCAACAAGAACTTCAAGCGGGGTTTCCAGGCTGCTTTCaagttccagccctgctcccacaaGATGGGGCCTCATGAGGCCTATTCTGAGAGGCTGACTGCCAGCACCACTGGCTTCGGGACCCGCAACAAGGTCTTCACCAACGGCGAGTCCTCCGACTTCCTCTGCCTCAAGACCCTGCCTGCCAaggggctgtgcccagcacagaaTGGACAGGCCCAGACACCGGGCCTTCCCCTGGAGAATATCAGCAAAATCACCCCCCTGAGCAAAGTCTGCAAAGCCTGGGATGCGTGA
- the LOC102575298 gene encoding neuropeptide FF receptor 1 isoform X2: MDFPRVEMEGGTNKTILSLMSHKRNLTYSRYYQHSPAVAAIYIIAYVFIFTLCMVGNGLVCFIVLKNSRMRTVTNLFILNLAVSDLLVGIFCVPTTLVDNLITGWPFSNGVCKMSGLVQGTSVSSSVFTLVAVAVDRFRCIIYPFKSKLSLLTALNTIAIIWVLAITIMCPSAVMLMVAQVEDHYIVYGHNQSLASPLYSCYEAWPNSEMKKVYTTVLFAHIYVAPLTLIMVMYGWIGIKLYKSSVLVSRHRVETQERSGAAVSRRKVKVIKMLILVALLFMLSWLPLWTLMLLTDYTQLDDAQLQLLTGYIFPFAHWLAFSNSSVNPIIYGYFNKNFKRGFQAAFKFQPCSHKMGPHEAYSERLTASTTGFGTRNKVFTNGESSDFLCLKTLPAKGLCPAQNGQAQTPGLPLENISKITPLSKVCKAWDA; the protein is encoded by the exons ATGGATTTTCCCAGGGTAGAAATGGAAGGTGGCACGAACAAGACAATCTTGTCCTTAATGAGCCATAAAAGGAACTTGACATATTCACGCTACTACCAGCACTCCCCTGCAGTGGCTGCCATCTATATCATTGCCTACGTGTTCATCTTCACCCTGTGCATGGTTGGGAATGGCTTGGTGTGCTTCATCGTGCTGAAGAACAGCCGGATGAGGACCGTCACCAACCTCTTCATCCTCAATCTGGCTGTCAGCGACCTGCTGGTGGGGATTTTTTGCGTGCCCACTACCCTGGTGGACAATCTGATTACAG GTTGGCCCTTCAGCAATGGGGTCTGCAAGATGAGTGGGCTTGTACAGGGCACGTCTGTCTCCTCCTCTGTGTTCACGCTGGTGGCGGTTGCGGTGGACAG GTTCCGCTGCATCATCTACCCCTTCAAGTCCAAGCTCAGCCTGCTCACAGCCCTGAACACCATTGCCATCATCTGGGTCCTAGCCATCACCATCATGTGCCCATCTGCTGTCATGCTCATGGTGGCACAGGTGGAGGATCACTACATTGTCTATGGCCACAACCAGAGCCTGGCCTCCCCTCTGTACTCCTGCTATGAGGCCTGGCCCAACAGTGAGATGAAGAAGGTCTACACAACTGTCCTCTTTGCCCACATCTATGTGGCCCCCTTGACCCTGATCATGGTCATGTACGGCTGGATCGGGATCAAGCTCTACAAGTCATCAGTCCTGGTGAGTCGGCACCGGGTGGAGACCCAGGAGCGCAGCGGTGCTGCCGTCTCCCGACGCAAGGTCAAggtcatcaagatgctcatcctAGTGGCCCTGCTCTTTATGTTGTCTTGGCTGCCCCTGTGGACACTGATGCTGCTCACAGACTATACCCAGCTGGATgatgcccagctccagctgctgacaggctACATCTTCCCGTTCGCACACTGGCTGGCCTTCTCCAACAGCAGCGTCAACCCCATCATCTATGGCTACTTCAACAAGAACTTCAAGCGGGGTTTCCAGGCTGCTTTCaagttccagccctgctcccacaaGATGGGGCCTCATGAGGCCTATTCTGAGAGGCTGACTGCCAGCACCACTGGCTTCGGGACCCGCAACAAGGTCTTCACCAACGGCGAGTCCTCCGACTTCCTCTGCCTCAAGACCCTGCCTGCCAaggggctgtgcccagcacagaaTGGACAGGCCCAGACACCGGGCCTTCCCCTGGAGAATATCAGCAAAATCACCCCCCTGAGCAAAGTCTGCAAAGCCTGGGATGCGTGA